A stretch of DNA from Brevibacterium ihuae:
TTCCGGAACCCGAAGTGCACCCGACGATCCCGGTCGGCGGGTACGCGGTGCATCCGGACCTCGGATATCCGGACCTGCGCATCGCGATCGAGTACGAGGGCGACGAGCACCGGACCGATCCCCAACGGTGGGCGCAGGACATCGAGCGCTACGAGATCCTGCAGCAGCTCGGCTGGATCGTACTCCGCGTGACCGCCCGCACCTCGATGCCGCGCTTCCTCGAGCGGCTGCGCGTGCATCTCGCGACGGCGTCCGCCACCTGAGCCGGGCCTCTCACCCTCGGTGGACGCCCGGTCCACGGCTTCACGTGCGGAAGATGTCCCGGATCCAGCGTGGATCCGGGACATCTTCCGCAAGTGAACGGCCCAGGGGACATCTGCCGCAGGTGAACGACCGACACCGCAGGGGCAGCGCCGGGTACCCGGGGGCTCAGTCCTCGGTCAGGGTCACCGCGGTGAACTGCGAGGCGCCGACGGCGCCGGCGAGGGCGGAGACGACCTCGGGCGTGACTGCGGAATCCACCGACATCACCGACAGCGCCTCGCCGTCGTCCTCGGCCGGGGACACCTGCATGCCGGCGATGTTGACCTCATTGCGCCCGAGCGCCTGGCCGAGCTGGCCGATAACCCCGGGGCGGTCCTCGTACTTGAAGATCAGCAGGTGGTCGGTGAGCGAGATCTCGAGCTCGTAGCCGTCGACCCCGGTGAGCTTCTGCACGAGCTTGGGGCCGGTGACGGTGCCGGACACCGACACCTGGCGGCCCGAGGCGGTCGTCGCCACGATCGTCGTGACGTTCCGGAACGACTCGGCGTAGGGGTCGGTGACGAGCTCGAGGGTCATCCCCCGCTCCTCGGCGAGCACCGGGGCGTTGACGTAGGACACCGGGCGCGACACGTAGTCGCGGAACAGGCCCTTGAGGGCGGACAGCTGGAGGACGGACACGTCCTTGTCGGCGATCTCGCCGCGCACCTCGAAGCGGAAGTGGCTGATCGGCTCCTCGGCGAGCGCGGCGACGACGCGGCCGAGCTTCTCCGCGAGCGGGATGCCGGGCCGGACATCGGCGTGGATCGCACCACCGGTGACGTTGACGGCGTCGGGCACGAGCTCGCCGGCCAGCGCGAGGCGCACGGACTTCGCGACCGCCACGCCGGCCTTCTCCTGGGCCTCGTCGGTCGAGGCGCCGAGGTGCGGGGTGACGTTGACGGCGTCCTGCTCCATGAGCCGGGAGTGCTCCGGCGGCTCCTGGCTCCACACGTCGATCCCGGCTCCGCCCACGCGGCCGGCGTCGACCGCCTCGGCGAGCGCCTCCTCGTCGATGATGCCGCCGCGCGCGACGTTGACGATGCGGACGCCGGGCTTGACCTTCTCGAACGCGGCGCGCCCGATCATCCCCACGGTCTCCGGGGTCTTGGGCATGTGGACGGTGATGAAGTCCGACGCCGCGAGGAGCTCGTCGAGGCTCATCACCTCGACGCCCATCTGGGCGGCGCGCGACTGGGAGATGTAAGGGTCGTAGCCGACGATCCTCATCCCGAACGACTTCGCGCGCTCGGCGACGAGCCCGCCGATCCGGCCGAGGCCGACGATGCCGAGGGTCTTCTCGTAGAGCTCGACGCCGGTGAGCTTGGAGCGGTTCCACTCCCCCGCCTTGAGCGAGGTGTTGCCGGCGCCGAAGTACCGCGCCGAGGCGAGCAGGTGGGTGAGAGTGAGCTCGGCGGCGGAGATGATGTTCGAGGTCGGCGCGTTGACCACCATGACCCCGGCCTGGGTGGCGGCGGGCACGTCGACGTTGTCGAGGCCCACTCCGGCGCGCGCGATGACCTTGAGGTTCCGGGCCGCGGCGATGGCCTCGGCATCGACCTGGGTGGCCGAGCGGATGAGGATCGCGTCGACGTCGGCGATCGCGGGGAGCAGCTCGGAGCGATCCGCTCCGCTGCACTTCCGGATCTCGAATTCGGGGCCGAGCGCCTCGATGGTGGCCGGTGACAGGTTCTCGGCGATGAGCACGACGGGCTTGCTCACAGGGTTCCTCCTACGGATGCGCGCACGGGTGCGGCGACGGTGGGTGTCGGGCCATGGCACGGGTGCACGGCGCGGTTCGGCGGCTGCTGGGCAGCCGCCCGATGACGGGATCGGCACCATCGTATCGACCGCTTGTGAAGCCTTTCACAAGGGGGTCACATCGTGAACAGCACGCTTCCCGCGACCGGCCGCCGCATCACATCCGGCCCGACCGTCGATACCCCGGCGAGCGCCGCGACAGCAGCGGAACTCAGCTCCGCGACTCCTCGCGCCGGAGACGCAGCGCCCTCGGCACGAGGACTGCCCCACCGTGCAGCGCGGCCACGATGCCGACGGCTGCGGATGCATAGGGCAGGAATGCGAAGATGCCCGGGAGATCCCGGAGCACGAGCAGCGGGATGACCGCGACTCCGATGCCGAACACGATCTGCAGGACGCCCATGACGAGTAGCCGCTGCCAGCCGTCGGACGCGACACGGCCGTCGGACGCAACACGGCCGCCCGGAGCCTCACGGCCGTCGGTACCTCTGCCTCGCTGCGCAGGATCCTCGCTGATGTTCCGATGAGCCATGCTCCGCTCCTCCGACCCGCTCAGAAGTCGTTGGGCGAGTACGGTGCCCGCTCGAGGGCGAACATCGACCGCGCCCGCAGCGCCGCTCCCTCGGTGTGCTGCGTGATCCGGCCCGCCCGGGCGAGGATCACCGGGTCCGCACCGCCGAGGTAGATCGACCCGAGCTCCGACACGCCGAGCTCGAGGTCGACCGGGACCGAGGCGCTCACGCGCTCGACCTCGGCATCCGCGCCGTCGGCCGTGATCCGGTAGGTGCCCTCGGCGAGGTGCATGGGGTCGACGACCGAGATGACGAGCTGACCGGGCACCTCCCACGGGCGGGCCTCGAGCGCGGCCACGACGTCGAGCATCCGCAGCCACACGCCGTCGTGCTGACCGACGGTCTTCGCGCGGCGCGGATCGGTGAGCAGCCACGGCAGCGGGGAGTTCTGGGCCGCGTAGCCGAACTTCACCGTCGTCACGAGATCGACCGCACCGAGGAAGGCCCACAGTGCGGAGTACGCCGCGTCGGACACTGCGACGAAATCGCGGAGCTCGATCGTCCCGGTCGAGTACTCCTCCCCGTGGAAGCGGTAGCTCACGTAGCCGTCGGGCTCGCCGTGCTCGTCGTAGTGGAGGGCGGCGCGCACCGCTCGGTCCTCGTCGCCGGTGCGCGGATCGACCGACCCGGCGGCGACATCGGTGTAGAGCTGCTGGCGCTCGATCGCCCCGGGCGAGGACCGGAGGAAGCGGTCGTAGATCGCCGGCGCCAGCTCGGCGAGGGCGGAGGCCTCGCACATCTCGACGCGACGGTCGGCCTCGGCGGCGAGCGCGAAGCCGGGAGACGTGTCGACCTCGACCTCGGTGAACCAGGTCGCCGTGCCGAAGCCGAAGCGCGTGTAGATGCCGCCCTCGGTGGCGGTGAGCGCGGCGAAGGGGTAGCCGTCGGCCTTCGCCTGGGTGAGGTCGGCGGTCATGAGGGACCGCAGGAGTCCGCGGCGCCGGTGCGTCGGCCGGACCGTGATCCAGGTGATGAGGTGGGCGGGGACGAGGCGGCCGCCGCCGACGTTGACCCGCTTCTCGAAGTGCGCGAAGGTCGCGACCGGGATCTCGGCGCTGAGCGCATGGGCCGGAGCCTTGTCGGCGTAGACCGCGGTGAGCGTCCGCCCGTCGGCGATGGAGTTCTCCACCCGCCGGACGAGCCCGTCGTCGGTGGGGCGCTTGCCGTGGAAGCCGGCGATCACCGCCTGCATGTACTGGTCGGTGGCCCGGTCGGGAGCGCCGTCGGTCAGGGCCGGGGAGAATGTCTCGAAACGATACTCAGTCACGCGCCCACACTATCCGATGGGCGCCGGCGCGGTGATGGACCCCGCACGACGCGGCGCCCTGCAGACGCTGTCCCCGCCCCCGGTGCGGGTGTCCGATCGCCGGTCGGGTCCGGTCCCGGAGCGCCGAGGAGCCCTGCGGCTGCCCGGACGCGAGCCGCCTCAGCGCTCCCGGGTGGGCGGGTGCATCCACCGCTCGGCATCCTCGGGTCGCGCACCGAGCCGGGCGATCCGGTCGATCCGGCGGGCGAGCCCGGTGTCGAGTCCGCGCATGAGACCGGCCTTGACCCACAGTCCGGAGTACAAGGAGGACCGCCCCGGCGAGTGCGCACCAGTGCGCCGCCGGGACGCCGCGCAGGCCGTTCTCGGCGGTCGTGCCGATGAGCATGAACCCGAACCCGATCGCCGTCCAGAAGCTCGCGATGCTCATCGTGGTGGTGAACGTCCGCCGCGGACCCGCATCGAGGTCGCTCAGGGACGTCCCGGATCCGCCGCCCGAGAACGGCGGTGTGAGCGCGGACCAGAGGTCGAGGATCCAATGGCCGAGGAAGGCCGCGATCATCTGGATGCGGCTGAGCACCCGGATCGGCGGCAGCCGGTCGTCCCGGTCGTGGAGCGCGCGATCACGCCGCAGGCAGTCGGCGACGACCTGCGGCGGGGGCGCCGCGACACCGCGGTCGACCGTTCCCAGGCGGTGCCGGAGGGCGCCGAGCCGACCGAGGTGGACGCCGAGCCACACGAGCAGGATTCCGCTGAGACCGGCGGTGGCCCAGGCGACGCCCTCCCCCTCCCCGGTGGTGTCACCGAGCGGCAGCGCCCAGGAGACGATGAGGAGCACGGGCACCGCGACGACGGCGAGGAGGCCGAACCCGAATCCGGTCCACGGGAAGATCCGCGCCGGCACGGCGAAGCGGGCACCGTCCCGGGTTGCGTCGAGCGGGACGAGGAGGTGGGGTCGCGGGTGCGGATGGCTCATGCTCCGAGCGTACCGAGCCGCGGCCCGCGCTCACCGGCGGCCGGGGATTCGATGTCGCGTCCGCCGGTGGCGGTCCTGACACCGCGCATCCCCGGGTCACGGCACAGGGGCGGGCGCTGGGAGGGAACATGACCCCTGCCGAGGACTGCGCGTGCGCGCGGGCGGGGTCGCCGCCCGGAGCGCATCAGCGTGCGGCAGTGCCCTCGGTGTAGTCGTCGTCGGAGTCCTTGAGCCACGAGAACATCTGCCGCAGCTCGCGACCGGTGGTCTCGATCGGGTGGGTCTCCTCCTTGGCGCGGAGCTCCTTGAACTCGGCCGCGCCGTTCTTCTGGTCGTCCATGAAGCGCTGCGCGAACTTCCCGTTCTGGATGTCGGCGAGCACCTCCTTCATGTGCTCCTTGACCTCCGGGCCGATGACCCGCGGGCCGGAGACGTAGTCGCCGTACTCGGCGGTGTCCGAGATCGACCAGCGCTGCTTGGCGATGCCGCCCTCGACCATGAGGTCGACGATGAGCTTGAGCTCGTGGAGCACCTCGAAGTACGCGATCTCCGGCTGGTAGCCGGCCTCGGTGAGGGTCTCGAAGCCGTACTGGACGAGGTGCGACACTCCACCGCAGAGCACGGTCTGCTCGCCG
This window harbors:
- a CDS encoding GNAT family N-acetyltransferase — translated: MTEYRFETFSPALTDGAPDRATDQYMQAVIAGFHGKRPTDDGLVRRVENSIADGRTLTAVYADKAPAHALSAEIPVATFAHFEKRVNVGGGRLVPAHLITWITVRPTHRRRGLLRSLMTADLTQAKADGYPFAALTATEGGIYTRFGFGTATWFTEVEVDTSPGFALAAEADRRVEMCEASALAELAPAIYDRFLRSSPGAIERQQLYTDVAAGSVDPRTGDEDRAVRAALHYDEHGEPDGYVSYRFHGEEYSTGTIELRDFVAVSDAAYSALWAFLGAVDLVTTVKFGYAAQNSPLPWLLTDPRRAKTVGQHDGVWLRMLDVVAALEARPWEVPGQLVISVVDPMHLAEGTYRITADGADAEVERVSASVPVDLELGVSELGSIYLGGADPVILARAGRITQHTEGAALRARSMFALERAPYSPNDF
- the serA gene encoding phosphoglycerate dehydrogenase: MSKPVVLIAENLSPATIEALGPEFEIRKCSGADRSELLPAIADVDAILIRSATQVDAEAIAAARNLKVIARAGVGLDNVDVPAATQAGVMVVNAPTSNIISAAELTLTHLLASARYFGAGNTSLKAGEWNRSKLTGVELYEKTLGIVGLGRIGGLVAERAKSFGMRIVGYDPYISQSRAAQMGVEVMSLDELLAASDFITVHMPKTPETVGMIGRAAFEKVKPGVRIVNVARGGIIDEEALAEAVDAGRVGGAGIDVWSQEPPEHSRLMEQDAVNVTPHLGASTDEAQEKAGVAVAKSVRLALAGELVPDAVNVTGGAIHADVRPGIPLAEKLGRVVAALAEEPISHFRFEVRGEIADKDVSVLQLSALKGLFRDYVSRPVSYVNAPVLAEERGMTLELVTDPYAESFRNVTTIVATTASGRQVSVSGTVTGPKLVQKLTGVDGYELEISLTDHLLIFKYEDRPGVIGQLGQALGRNEVNIAGMQVSPAEDDGEALSVMSVDSAVTPEVVSALAGAVGASQFTAVTLTED